Genomic segment of Thunnus thynnus chromosome 21, fThuThy2.1, whole genome shotgun sequence:
GAAACtgagaaaagaggaagtagTGAAGTACCAGAGTGAAGTGTCTCACTCTCTTTCCTTGATGTTTAGATTACTTGGGCCTATAACAGAAGAGTATtattatatatcttaaaacacatctggtggggtggggggggggggggtgtcttTTGTCTTTAATTGACTGTCagtggagagagatggagagagaaatagGGGCATGATCAGGCGGTatcttgaggctgaagccaatggtTAAGTACCTGGCTCCAACTGCCTCCCATTCAAAAAacatcaacttctctctggaaatactaagtcaatcattttttatcaaGTCGTTATGGTCTCAATCTTTAAATTCAGatcctctaataagtgtgctggtggtcattttggaaattattgctccatcaataagatttgaagacttacagtagctttgatgtctgctgtgtgattgacagtttattcacctgctgctctccctggctctgGGACTCGCTCTGAATCGGACTATagttgcaatatttcagtaaatttAATGTTTCTTGATCATGATGTCCTGTTAACACAATTTGGCAGAAGTAACTTACATTAGCCCAGGGGTACCCAGTGTGTTCCCAGAAAGCAAGCGTTAGCTTGGGCCTgaggtagcggggcgtgtttccagagttTGAAAGGAAACACCTTGCACTCTTTATTTGGAAGATcttggctccaaacagaaaagatctttatatacagtctgaaGGTATAACAACAAGGATCCTGTGGCCGGGAGTCAAACCACAGATGTTGTGGTTGCGTGGTACGCACCTCAACCATTAGGCCATCTAGGGcctcagattttgttttttatttagcaCGTGTAAAAATGTaggaaaaactgacatttatttgttGAATCTATGAATAGCTCGCCACActattgtttttactttgtaaaGTCTATAAAGTTTTTAATCTTCAGGTGGATTATGCTTTGGATCCCATCACAGCTCCCACTATTTTAtcatcactttaaaaaaaaacataaacagctaTTTCATAGCTCATACACTATGTCAACAAAGTAATTACtccacatttaaaacatatttaaatagaTCATGATCATAAAATGATTGCAACATAAGCACTATTACTCCATTTTCCCCACTGTTCCTGTCTTGTTATCCAATAATTATTTTGCTGTACCTAAAAAATTCTTACAGTTTAATTTGTCAAGTaagtttaaaacacaaatttgtttCCCCTTCATTATCTAACCTCTGGTCTTCTTCACTTGTATTTACAGACAGTACATATTAAATTCATATACTGTTTACTAAACAATTGGTAAATATTGGCTGTAATTTCAAGTGTTACCAAAATGTTTCTACATTCTACATTATTATATCTacattatttcctttattttacagcattCTTGTGTATTTGAAGTGGTACCGGTCGACAAATCCAACTCCACAACAAACTCAGGTGGGAAAATTCTGAActttgaaaacacaacaaatctgACAAAACATCATGTTAGCAACCTGCTGTGGTAGAAGATTATGAGTATTCACTCTCCAAGActgaacaacacacaaaagAATGGACAATTGATCTTTTAGCTCTTTTGTGACACAATATAAGATGTTTTGTTGCTGCAAACAGTGACAGCAGATTGTTCTGATCTTATCTGCTTTATATAAGTGAGAGCCAAGTCAGAGGTTGAATGAATCATTTTCCAAATCCAGATGAAGGTCCCCCTCCATCTCCTCATAACTTTTCTTCTTTGGTGAATTTTTTGCAGAGTCAAACAGGTGAGGAGCCAGCcagtaaaatagaaaaagaaaaagaaaaggaaggaagagaagacATCCATTATCGAGAGATTGACTTCTTCAGACTGGAACCTGAACCGTCCTGTGACTCAGTGCAGGAcatcagacagcagcaggaTATGATGTATGCACAGGTCAAAGCGTCCGAGCCATCAAACAGATTAACACAGACTGCTGATGGCCCAAAGGTCCTGTATgctcaaatgaagaaaaactgagagttgttttattgttaaaagAAAGACATTTGAGAAGAATTTATatcaaatgtttctttatgtttatcTATACACAATGTTCTTTTTAGTCAGTTAATATAGAAAAAGACACTGGAGCCtggacagaaaaacattattgtCACTGTTTACTGATCAAAGACAGCAAGCTCAAAACTTCCACTCCCAAAGCTCTAAATGGAGAACGAGACTAAAAGACACCAGAAGCAGGTCtgcacacacattaacactgtAGTACAAGattatgtttaatttgaaatgtttgtgtctaAGTTTGCAAAAGTgaagattaaaatatttttatgcatTCAACAATTGTCCTGAATtgcactgaaatgaaaaccCATACATATGAAACTAGACCAGTGCAGTGAAGAAATGATATCAACTACTTCCTTGTGTTTTACGGAACTGAATTTATAGTGAAAAGGTCTGAATCACCAGTAACAGGAAAAAGCTTTGGGTGTGATCCTCACAGAAACCGTCTGCTCTAATAATGTATGCTGACATCAAATGACAGAAAGTAGAAAAGCCTACTTTTCTACTCCtctaattatttcatttaatttacacATCATTGATTGTATTTGCTTAATTCAACAACAAATTCACTGATTACTGTAGTATTGAAGACCATGTTGACTGTTAGTTTTACCAATGAGTactaaacacaaattacagctgaggctgatgggatgGGTGAGTTCTGCAGGTATTTTGTTATAAATCAAAGTACAGAACGAAAtgaaactttgacctgatgacggcactgaatgaaaagtcagtggttcaccaaagttattattaCACTTCATCCTGAGAGGGGACATGAATGtcatttacatcatcatttgtgTTTGAGCACATACACAAAGGTTATGATAGCTGTGTAGCTAACTGCTGATTTAATGTGTCATCCAGCATAATGGTGGCTctgtaaaaattatattttgagaGAACTCACAAACTAACTTGTGTCACTTATTCAACGAtaaaaaattgtaataaaacaaaaacatgtgaagtgaaagaagcattttcatcaatattttaatctgttaaaattatttaaaatactcACAGGACGTGAACTGTTTGTActtgtaaaatattatttttttcaaaatgtaataagCACATAAATCCCTTGAGATGTACCATCTCGTTTTTCAGGTGGTCCTCAGGCtcaaaacatgaacatttacaaacatttaaacaaaaaacaacaaaaaaataaaaaatacatatacagaGTAGATTAAACAACCCAGCGATACAAAACAATCAACATAGTAACATCAACaaagacatttacacacacatatttacatcaCTCAGGTCAGCTGATCTTCAGCTTTACAACAAACCAAATGGACTTGCTCTGTAGGTCTTAAAACACGGGAAGTCAACTCACTTTAAAATTGCAAAAGCTAAAAAGGGAAGTCGGTCAGTTGGTCTGTTGCATTACAGCTCAGCTTAATAAACTGAAAGATTTCACTTGAAATCACCAGTCAAAGGATCttactgctgctctgtttttgaTGTGAGCTTGATGGGTAAGACCTTCTTAACTTTTTAACCCAGAGAATTATATTATTCTGTTACTCCTCGTGAAATTGAAGTGGAAAATAGTTTTTCCATATATATTccataatttttttatttagcagAAATGGCACCTAAGAAATGGTATTTCACTGCAACATTTTACCATTAACAGATACCATAATCTCACCAGTTTTGTATTATGTAgaatttacattaaatataaGATTTCATGTTGTAGTTGTACAGATTTACATCCCTGGTTTGAATGTGTGAATTTTAAGAGACGAATTGGttttaatataatgaataaaaactccataaaatgattaaaagaagaaaatattcctgcatttttatgtttgtaaatcCAGGTGATGAGATTCATGGCAGCCCTGTCTACAAAGATGTTGACAGACAACATGTTACTGAGTGTCTTCTTTCTTACAGGTGAGCTGTTTGTTCACTCAGTTTTATTTTGAGACATTAACTCAAATCATTTACACTCTGAAACAAAGCAGAAAGACCAGAAACTTCTTACAACTGTTCACATCCTGACTGCAAcgtcaaatgttttattttaaaactgttaacaggacaagaaaacatgcaacattcagctgctgaactgtatttattgtatCATGAACCATCTCATCATGGAGATTTTTCTACTTTATGTTAATCATGACTCTGATCTCACAGGTGCTTTGGCTGCTTGTCCTGATGATTCAGGCCTCTTCATTATTGCACCGCTGGAGATGGAAGCACTGAGTGGATCTTGTTTGCAAATCCCGTGTAACTTTGGTGCTGCACCGGGAAAAACATTTGATGGCAGCAGAACAACCTTTGGAGTGTGGATTAAAAATGACCACAGATTTAAAAGCTATCcaagaaatgtgattttcaaCAGTAGTCAGACAGTTAACACCTATCCAATGAACATTACTGGAAACCTGAGTCAGAAAAACTGCACCACTCTGTTTTCCAGTTTAAACACAACATATACAGACAGATACTACTTCAGAATTGAGAACGGACCATTCAGCGAAACAGCTTTTTGTGATCCTGTTCAAATAACAGTCAAAGGTAagagagttttctttttttcagtcatattgTTGTTTAGAATAAAAAGGAAATCAGTTGCAGCTTTGGTCTGAACAGCAAACACCATGGCCCTAACCTTTACTGTGAAATTAAATATCTGATGTAGACTACAAAGAAAACTCAGCTGTGGTGAAATGTGAGAGAAACCAGCCTGTGAACACATAGTCATTGGTTTGAATGTCCTGACTCACAGTTGAATAATACCtgaatatttatacatttaatcagtatcaatttattttcactcCTCCATATTCATTGAGGGACAAAGTTTAAATTAGTCTTAGTTTGCTTAAATTGCTGATTCTGACAGTTACTGTCTCAATGAATGCTCACAATACTCAACAACCTCTGACAGTTTCATGTCCCATGATGTGGTTTTTACaaattgatgaaaattagggtgaaacattttagtttcagtttcactgtAAAATAACTAACACTGACATTAACTGGTCCAAACTTTCCAAACAGTTGCAATACAATAGTGTCAATGTTGTCGTGGTTCTATCCCAGTCTTGCTACACTGTATGTTCCTCCACCAGTCCACCCGGTGCTCTTAGACCTTTTCCCCATTTGTTGAACTGGAGTGAGTGGCAGTTGGTCAGTAGGATGCAGCAATCTATACACCAGTCACTTCATTCCACGTcttctgtatttacattcagGGCATTTAGCAGACCTTCTTATCCAGAGACTGACAGGTGTTTGTTCAATGGCTGAACTCTGTTTAACTCATCCTCAACACATTATGAAAAGAAGAGTTTGTTAACATTTGTTTCTGtatatttgaataatttgcatttacagCCTTTGTGTGCCATGTGAGAAGAACTACATCattatgaaattaattaattgtaaaTAAGAGATTGCTGGTTACAGTGTAATTCTGTATTTGAGTGTATTCATGTATATTCTTAGATGGCCTTATTGGATAAGagaattgtgtttttggttttctgtttgcccTGAGTTTTTCCTCCTGTGCCCCCAACCTACTTCTCTTGCCACATCTCCCTTCATACCTACCCTGCATCAGTCTCGTTAGCCCTGCcttgctccctgtgtcttccccagcatatcagctcccagccttcccttgtgtcttgccacctgtttcttgttgtttcattagttcagtttgtatttaagtcctggttttcagttcagtcttgttaTGTTTTGTTCTACTTTGCCTGCTACATTTGGATTAAAGTATCTGCTGCCTCATGCGTCCTGCATTTGGGACAATCTCCTGCTACTCCCTTTAAAAGTGTTGACAGTCAAAAACACCTTCGGACCTAAATTTATAACATTTACTGTATTCTTTAATATAAagtctgtgtttgatttaaaCCACAGATTCTCCTCCGAGCCCCAGAATTGAAATCTCAGGTgagctgaaggagaaggagtCTGTCACTATAACCTGCTCAGCTTTCACTCCCTGTCCACACTCCCCTCCTAAACTCACCTGGAATCTCCAACAAGACGCTCACAACAAAATAGAGGAAAATGCAAATCGAACCTTCACGACTAAAATCCAGACGACCATCACTCTGTCTGACAAGCACGACGGATACAACATCACCTGTTCTTCCAGCTACTCTGTGAATGAAGGACAAAATGCTAAGTCAGCAGAGGAAAAACTGACTCTCAGTGTTTCATGTAAGGCAACCAGAGTTTGTTATTGGATCCTGTCAAAACATGATGATTTATGGGATGTCAGCTGATTTTGTTGCAGTTTTagagaaaattaatatttcaaacaTTGTGGTTTACTTATAACATTGCCTTTGGCCTCAAAGAATCTTCTTTTATGATGTTATATTCTTTTTCCACTTCACAAATCTTTTCTCTATTCAAAAATGTCTTACGTCAAATCTTCCAGATTCTCCCAAGGACACTGCGGTGGTCATCAGTCCCACTAGTCCAGGGTCAGTTGGCAGCATGGTGAACATGACTTGCTTCTGCAGAGCAAACCCTCCTGTTGTTAACTTTACCTGGATGATGATCAATGATGGCAGATTGgagctgatcaaatatgatcaGCAggtttacagctttaatgtgacCAGCAGTGATCGAGACAGGTTGTACTATTGTGGATGTCAAAATTCAGTGGATATACAATTCTCATCTGGATATGAGTTCATATTTGAAGGTAACAGACAAGTGAGGGTTTGTAACGTTTATGATCAATAATATTTTCTATCAAGGACAATGTGACCATGGTGTCGTGTTACAGGAGATGAACAGTCTGGGAAATTGGTTGATGTCCACATTATACTGAAGACTGTGGGAATTGTGATACTGGTCAGTACAGTGATCATCTTTGAGTGGTGAGGCAAACTTTTTGATACTTTGCAACTACAGACAAATTTGTATGATGTTAAATGTGGTTTGGATGTTTGAGATAGATCATTATTAtcacaatataaacaaaaaacttctttctgtctcctttgTTCCCAGGTGGTTCAGAACAAGACGCTCCACCAATCCAGTGAAGgtaataaaaattaattatatGCTTGACTTTCAAAAATCCATCTTAAAATGTTTCCCAGTTGACTGAccacagctacagtatgttgcCTGTGAGATCTACTCAGTAAACATTGTGTTTATCTTATCCTGTCCTACTTCTGAGTACaagtgttgttttaataaaCCATTACAGTAACTCACAAATGTtatgctaacatactaaactaagatggtgaacatggtgaacattataccttctaaacatcagcatcatcacggtgagcatgttaacatgctgatgtcagCTTAAAGCACGgtcaaagtacagcctcacagagcagctcgcatggctgtagactcttagtcttgttgtCCTAAACTAGCATCACAGTTTATCTTtgtcacattaatctgctgaatcAAAGGTGATCTTACAGTCAACACTTTGTTACATGAACAGGCAGGAAATTAGAGTTGGAGCTTTTGTGTTGACTCATTTGGTCCTGTGTGAGACTTATTGATCAACCAGCTAATTAACTGATTTGGATTTTTTCACTGATGATAAAACTCTTTCAGCTGCAGTAAATTCACTACAAATCACTAAGACCactgtctctgtgctgtttcATTTCTACAGGACACAGTAGAAGCAGTCTTTGTCAACGGGGTGATGGAGTTGTCATCATGAGCCATGAGGAGAGGAAGACCACATGTTCATTATCAGTAGAATTACATGATATCCAGTATTGTCTATTCTGTATTACATGCTTATTCATCATTTGCATTTGTTAGTGTTCCACTTACAAGAAGACAGATAACTGCTTTCTCCATGGCAGTAAATATGAAATAGTCTTACTTTGTATAAGCTTTGAAAGATGAACAAGATGATCCCAGACTTCA
This window contains:
- the LOC137173700 gene encoding myelin-associated glycoprotein-like isoform X2 — its product is MRFMAALSTKMLTDNMLLSVFFLTGALAACPDDSGLFIIAPLEMEALSGSCLQIPCNFGAAPGKTFDGSRTTFGVWIKNDHRFKSYPRNVIFNSSQTVNTYPMNITGNLSQKNCTTLFSSLNTTYTDRYYFRIENGPFSETAFCDPVQITVKDSPPSPRIEISGELKEKESVTITCSAFTPCPHSPPKLTWNLQQDAHNKIEENANRTFTTKIQTTITLSDKHDGYNITCSSSYSVNEGQNAKSAEEKLTLSVSYSPKDTAVVISPTSPGSVGSMVNMTCFCRANPPVVNFTWMMINDGRLELIKYDQQVYSFNVTSSDRDRLYYCGCQNSVDIQFSSGYEFIFEGDEQSGKLVDVHIILKTVGIVILVSTVIIFEWWFRTRRSTNPVK
- the LOC137173700 gene encoding myelin-associated glycoprotein-like isoform X1, with the protein product MRFMAALSTKMLTDNMLLSVFFLTGALAACPDDSGLFIIAPLEMEALSGSCLQIPCNFGAAPGKTFDGSRTTFGVWIKNDHRFKSYPRNVIFNSSQTVNTYPMNITGNLSQKNCTTLFSSLNTTYTDRYYFRIENGPFSETAFCDPVQITVKDSPPSPRIEISGELKEKESVTITCSAFTPCPHSPPKLTWNLQQDAHNKIEENANRTFTTKIQTTITLSDKHDGYNITCSSSYSVNEGQNAKSAEEKLTLSVSYSPKDTAVVISPTSPGSVGSMVNMTCFCRANPPVVNFTWMMINDGRLELIKYDQQVYSFNVTSSDRDRLYYCGCQNSVDIQFSSGYEFIFEGDEQSGKLVDVHIILKTVGIVILVSTVIIFEWWFRTRRSTNPVKDTVEAVFVNGVMELSS